From Flavobacterium arcticum, the proteins below share one genomic window:
- a CDS encoding putative DNA modification/repair radical SAM protein — MSDRIREKLTILADAAKYDVSCSSSGGNRKNTNKGIGDSSSSGICHTYTEDGRCVSLLKILLTNHCIYDCAFCVSRKSNDVKRAAFTVDEVVELTMSFYRRNYIEGLFLSSGIFKNADFTMERLTRIVKKLRIEERFNGYIHLKTIPGASEELLTEAGLYADRMSINLEMPTESGLKLLAPDKSHDDVKKPLGFIQNTITQYKEEKKTGLIKSIPKFVPAGQSTQMVIGATPESDMEIMYSAAQYYNNFNLKRVYYSGYIPISYDTRMPIIGSQPPLLRENRLYQTDWLMRFYGFNVQELLNPKNPHLDTDIDPKLSWALRNMEHFPIDINTADYKMIMRIPGIGVRSAQKIVQARKFGKLRSHQLQKIGVAYNRAKHFIRCADSTYLINEPDALHIKNIILAESTSKYLKTPQNQLSLF, encoded by the coding sequence ATGTCAGATAGGATAAGAGAAAAACTTACTATACTTGCCGATGCAGCAAAATATGATGTATCGTGTTCAAGCAGCGGCGGCAACCGAAAAAACACCAATAAAGGTATAGGCGACAGCAGTAGTAGTGGTATTTGCCATACCTATACAGAGGATGGCAGGTGTGTATCATTACTCAAAATTTTACTCACTAATCATTGTATATATGACTGTGCTTTTTGCGTATCGCGGAAAAGTAACGATGTAAAGCGCGCTGCCTTTACAGTAGATGAAGTAGTAGAACTTACTATGAGTTTTTATCGTCGTAATTATATAGAAGGACTTTTTTTAAGCTCGGGTATATTTAAAAATGCCGATTTTACTATGGAGAGATTAACGCGCATTGTCAAGAAATTGCGTATCGAAGAAAGGTTTAATGGCTACATACATCTTAAAACTATACCTGGTGCAAGCGAAGAACTCCTTACAGAGGCAGGGCTATATGCCGACAGGATGAGTATTAATCTAGAAATGCCTACTGAGAGCGGGTTAAAATTATTAGCTCCCGATAAATCGCATGATGATGTAAAAAAGCCTTTGGGTTTTATACAAAACACCATAACACAATATAAAGAAGAGAAAAAAACAGGGCTTATAAAAAGCATCCCAAAGTTTGTACCCGCAGGGCAAAGTACCCAAATGGTTATTGGGGCAACCCCCGAGAGCGATATGGAAATTATGTACAGCGCAGCGCAGTACTACAACAACTTTAACCTAAAGCGAGTGTATTACTCTGGGTACATACCTATAAGTTATGATACTAGAATGCCTATAATAGGCAGCCAGCCCCCGTTATTACGCGAAAACAGGCTATACCAAACCGACTGGCTTATGCGTTTTTATGGATTTAACGTACAAGAACTACTAAACCCCAAAAACCCACACTTAGACACTGATATTGACCCAAAGCTAAGCTGGGCGCTGCGTAACATGGAGCATTTCCCTATAGATATTAATACCGCCGATTATAAGATGATTATGCGTATACCAGGTATTGGCGTTCGGTCAGCACAAAAAATAGTACAGGCACGCAAGTTTGGCAAACTACGCAGCCATCAGCTCCAAAAAATAGGTGTTGCCTACAACCGCGCCAAGCATTTTATTCGCTGTGCCGATAGCACTTATCTAATAAATGAGCCTGATGCCCTGCATATAAAGAACATAATACTTGCCGAGAGTACTAGTAAATACCTAAAAACCCCTCAAAATCAATTAAGTCTGTTTTAA
- a CDS encoding TIGR03915 family putative DNA repair protein → MVTYVFDGSLEGLLTAIFEFYEQKPQAVQLVWQKLHQPTMLQETVTIINNEVKAKRVWNGLQKKLSPEWLKQFYVAYLSEQPQTFQDLFDFACYIFDNPKGAEKNYGNPYVIAVSQIVKKVGRERHRMKAFIRFQKTADGMYYAPVEPDFNVLPLIIPFFKNRYADQQWIIYDVKRKYGLYYDLHTVTEITYDFVSELDTSKVNLPLELTDKGEELASLLWKDYFNSTNIPARKNMKLHLQHVPKRYWKYLNEKEGKN, encoded by the coding sequence ATGGTTACTTATGTTTTTGACGGCTCACTAGAAGGGCTACTTACCGCTATTTTTGAATTTTATGAACAAAAACCACAAGCGGTACAGCTGGTGTGGCAAAAACTGCATCAGCCTACTATGCTGCAAGAAACGGTTACCATAATAAACAATGAAGTAAAAGCAAAGCGGGTATGGAATGGCTTACAAAAAAAGCTATCGCCAGAATGGTTAAAACAGTTTTATGTTGCTTACTTATCAGAACAGCCGCAAACCTTTCAGGATTTATTTGATTTTGCCTGTTATATTTTTGACAACCCAAAAGGTGCCGAAAAAAACTATGGCAACCCCTATGTTATAGCAGTATCTCAAATAGTAAAAAAAGTAGGTAGAGAACGCCATAGAATGAAAGCTTTTATTCGATTCCAAAAAACTGCCGACGGGATGTATTATGCACCCGTAGAACCTGATTTTAATGTGCTACCATTAATTATTCCTTTTTTTAAAAACCGCTATGCCGACCAGCAATGGATTATATATGATGTAAAACGAAAATATGGACTTTACTATGACCTGCACACCGTTACCGAAATTACCTATGATTTTGTATCAGAATTAGACACTAGTAAAGTTAATCTGCCATTAGAACTAACCGATAAAGGCGAGGAACTAGCATCGTTGCTTTGGAAAGATTATTTTAACAGCACTAACATTCCTGCACGCAAAAACATGAAACTACACCTACAGCATGTACCTAAACGTTACTGGAAATATCTAAATGAGAAAGAGGGTAAAAATTAA